One window of Rhizobium leguminosarum genomic DNA carries:
- a CDS encoding ribbon-helix-helix domain-containing protein, which yields MCELFIKADARLWESTTRSLRIDGMVTSVRLENFFWSKLEEVARRDGMNVVQLITRLHHESIDAGHDLGNFTSFLRVCCARYLDLQLTGDIPADVTRPISGLDAPEILGRERTKYH from the coding sequence ATGTGCGAATTGTTCATCAAGGCGGATGCGCGGCTCTGGGAAAGCACCACCCGGTCGCTGCGCATCGACGGCATGGTTACCAGTGTCAGGCTGGAGAACTTCTTCTGGTCGAAGCTCGAGGAAGTCGCCCGGCGCGACGGCATGAATGTCGTCCAGCTGATCACCCGGCTGCATCATGAATCGATCGATGCCGGCCATGATCTTGGAAATTTCACCTCCTTCCTGCGCGTCTGCTGCGCCCGCTATCTCGACCTGCAGCTCACCGGCGACATTCCGGCCGATGTTACCCGCCCGATTTCCGGCCTTGATGCGCCGGAGATTCTCGGTCGCGAACGGACGAAATATCACTGA
- a CDS encoding DJ-1/PfpI family protein — MPASKILMITGDFTEDYETMVPFQTLLACGYTVDAVCPGKKAGETVATAIHDFEGDQTYSEKRGHNFALNATFDSVRAEDYDALVIPGGRAPEYLRLNADVIKAVRHFFDAGKPVAAICHGAQLLAAAGVLRGRTCSAYPACRPEVELAGGTYADISITDAVSDGNLVTAPAWPAHPSWLRQFMAVLDAAALLETNAA, encoded by the coding sequence ATGCCAGCCTCAAAAATCCTGATGATCACGGGTGATTTCACCGAAGATTACGAAACGATGGTGCCGTTCCAGACGCTGCTCGCCTGCGGCTACACGGTCGACGCCGTCTGCCCCGGCAAGAAGGCGGGCGAGACCGTCGCCACCGCTATTCATGATTTCGAAGGCGACCAGACCTATTCCGAAAAACGCGGCCATAATTTTGCGCTGAACGCCACTTTCGACAGCGTGCGGGCCGAAGATTACGATGCCCTCGTCATCCCCGGCGGCCGCGCGCCGGAATATCTGCGCCTCAATGCCGACGTCATTAAAGCGGTCCGGCACTTCTTCGATGCCGGAAAACCTGTTGCCGCCATCTGCCATGGCGCGCAGCTGCTCGCTGCCGCCGGCGTTTTGAGGGGCCGCACCTGCTCGGCCTATCCCGCCTGCCGGCCGGAAGTCGAGCTTGCCGGCGGCACCTACGCCGATATCTCAATCACCGATGCGGTCTCGGACGGCAACCTGGTAACGGCGCCGGCCTGGCCGGCACATCCGTCGTGGTTGCGCCAGTTCATGGCCGTGCTCGATGCGGCAGCGCTGCTCGAAACCAACGCCGCCTGA
- a CDS encoding DUF779 domain-containing protein produces the protein METTVNGEPRVLATDAALDLIAEIKRDHSDILFHQSGGCCDGSSPMCYPANEFMIGDSDVKLGEIGGVPVYISASQFETWKHTQLIIDVVPGRGGMFSLDNGREKRFLTRSRLFGGGEACAVPDATVKAV, from the coding sequence ATGGAAACCACCGTCAACGGCGAACCGCGAGTTCTCGCAACCGACGCAGCTCTCGACCTGATCGCGGAGATCAAGCGGGATCATTCCGATATTCTCTTCCATCAGTCCGGCGGCTGCTGCGACGGCTCCTCGCCGATGTGTTACCCCGCCAATGAATTCATGATCGGCGACAGTGACGTCAAACTCGGCGAGATCGGCGGCGTGCCCGTCTATATCAGCGCCAGCCAGTTCGAGACCTGGAAGCATACGCAGCTCATCATCGACGTCGTTCCCGGTCGCGGCGGCATGTTCTCGCTCGACAACGGTCGCGAGAAACGCTTCCTCACCCGCTCCCGCCTCTTCGGCGGCGGCGAGGCTTGCGCCGTCCCCGATGCGACGGTCAAGGCGGTCTAA
- the adh gene encoding aldehyde dehydrogenase — protein sequence MLHQKIVESPFKLKYGNYIGGEWREPVGGKYFENLTPVTGGKLCDIPRSDEKDINLALDAAHAAKEKWGRTSAAERSNILMKIAQRMEDKLELLAQAETWDNGKPIRETMAADIPLAIDHFRYFASCIRAQEGSIGEIDHDTVAYHFHEPLGVVGQIIPWNFPILMATWKLAPALAAGNCVVLKPAEQTPASILLWAELVGDLLPPGVLNIVNGFGIEAGKPLATSSRVAKIAFTGETTTGRLIMQYASQNLIPVTLELGGKSPNIFFADVMAEDDDFLDKALEGFAMFALNQGEVCTCPSRALVQESIYDRFMEKAVKRVEAIKQGNPLDSATMIGAQASTEQLEKILAYLDIGKQEGAEVLTGGSRNDLGGDLANGYYVKPTIFKGHNKMRVFQEEIFGPVVSVTTFKNEKEALEIANDTLYGLGAGVWSRDANRCYRFGREIQAGRVWTNCYHAYPAHAAFGGYKQSGIGRETHKMMLEHYQQTKNMLVSYSPKALGFF from the coding sequence ATGCTTCATCAGAAAATCGTCGAATCGCCGTTCAAGCTGAAATACGGCAACTACATCGGCGGCGAATGGCGCGAGCCCGTCGGGGGCAAATACTTCGAAAACCTGACACCGGTCACCGGCGGCAAGCTCTGCGACATTCCCCGCTCCGATGAAAAGGATATCAATCTCGCGCTCGACGCCGCCCATGCGGCAAAGGAAAAATGGGGCCGCACCTCCGCTGCCGAGCGCTCCAATATCCTCATGAAGATCGCCCAGCGCATGGAAGACAAGCTGGAATTGCTTGCCCAGGCCGAGACCTGGGACAATGGCAAGCCGATCCGCGAAACCATGGCGGCAGACATTCCGCTGGCAATCGATCACTTCCGCTACTTCGCCTCCTGCATCCGCGCTCAGGAGGGTTCGATCGGCGAGATCGACCACGACACCGTCGCCTATCACTTCCATGAACCGCTCGGCGTCGTCGGCCAGATCATTCCCTGGAATTTCCCGATCCTGATGGCGACCTGGAAACTCGCTCCAGCGCTTGCCGCCGGCAACTGCGTCGTGCTGAAGCCTGCCGAGCAGACCCCCGCCTCGATCCTGCTCTGGGCCGAACTTGTCGGCGACCTGCTGCCGCCGGGCGTGCTCAACATCGTCAACGGCTTCGGCATCGAGGCCGGCAAACCGCTGGCGACCAGCTCCCGAGTCGCCAAGATCGCCTTTACCGGCGAGACGACGACCGGCCGGCTGATCATGCAATATGCCAGCCAGAACCTCATTCCGGTAACGCTGGAGCTCGGCGGCAAATCACCGAACATCTTCTTCGCCGATGTGATGGCCGAGGATGACGACTTCCTCGACAAGGCACTCGAAGGCTTTGCGATGTTCGCCCTCAACCAGGGCGAAGTCTGCACCTGCCCGAGCCGCGCCCTCGTCCAGGAATCGATCTATGACCGCTTCATGGAAAAGGCGGTCAAACGCGTCGAGGCGATCAAGCAGGGCAACCCGCTCGACAGCGCGACGATGATCGGTGCCCAGGCGTCGACGGAGCAGTTGGAAAAGATCCTCGCCTATCTCGACATCGGCAAGCAGGAAGGCGCCGAGGTTCTGACCGGCGGCTCGCGCAACGACCTCGGCGGCGATCTGGCGAACGGCTATTACGTCAAGCCGACGATCTTCAAGGGCCACAACAAGATGCGCGTGTTCCAGGAAGAAATCTTCGGACCCGTCGTTTCGGTCACCACCTTCAAGAACGAGAAGGAGGCGCTCGAAATCGCCAACGACACGCTTTACGGCCTCGGCGCCGGTGTCTGGAGCCGAGACGCCAATCGCTGCTACCGTTTCGGCCGCGAGATCCAGGCCGGCCGCGTCTGGACTAACTGCTACCATGCCTACCCGGCCCATGCCGCCTTCGGCGGCTACAAGCAGTCCGGCATCGGCCGTGAAACCCATAAGATGATGCTTGAGCATTATCAGCAGACAAAGAACATGCTGGTGAGCTACAGCCCGAAGGCGCTCGGTTTCTTCTAA